The Thaumasiovibrio subtropicus genome window below encodes:
- a CDS encoding ATP-binding protein, which translates to MKVTIKRLLVLSFIGLVTVVFLLVALVLISQRLPVRIKEAKADATYQASTVASLLGAMLDTAEQSVISVAGISAMGDTALRDRLLQEALTHNPTLSRLYLIDSSRKIYAIYDHSALQDSQLLGFDMSSNKLVKQVFDDEQTLWSDNFFSPFNGSSTVALGVKADYGVLIAEMRFDQLQGMANEWINHINTPVLVIDAIGDWVSDNVQHTSQFHNWSQSAIGQGLESDDTAVYDLLGQQVYAATADVPYLGWRVIVGVPAKMENPAIRELVIGIVFSLLLAMVMAILLAPWCAMLIQRPVLALVEQAKRIAAGGSPVALEGVIKEFNTLGEDICAMAQRIIEKEQQALESEQHVKALLDNSPMVAILQLSKAGKIQDCNPVASETLNISAESIKESYLSDLLVVDSERIDFNLLFEQVLSQGQAVNDISIDSREGPPKHFLGSLFAIRGEKEQLVCMLVDVTRQVSMAEALVKAQRRSNEILEIAPAAMMVATYAGELGFLIIDANQMLCEQFGIERDDFVGSVDRGGDRWLSQDDRSRMVTQFIEDKAVSQFFVWMRDKARNPFLCEISATMMEVDNEAFSIFVYRNVTTEYEMRYQLAMLNDELEMTVQLRTEALQDANAELSTTLNELKSTQNELIQSEKLSALGGMVAGISHELNTPLGNGLMAASTLQNMQEEFQTALKEGLRKSVLDRFLVDLETSSEIILRNLERASYLVASFKQVAVDRTSSQRRYFSLLDVVEEVLVTLKPSYKYRPITFKVEIADDVFLDSYPGEFGQVLTNLVQNALVHAFEEEQEGVITVHADIIDRFHVQLLVSDNGLGMSEEIQAKIFDPFFTTKMGSGGSGLGMHIIHNLVTGVIGGSIEVTSESGQGTTFALMLPTNAP; encoded by the coding sequence GTGAAAGTTACCATTAAGCGATTACTGGTATTGAGCTTCATCGGACTAGTGACCGTTGTTTTTTTACTTGTCGCGCTAGTGCTGATCAGTCAGCGTTTACCCGTTCGCATAAAAGAAGCTAAAGCAGATGCGACGTATCAAGCCAGTACAGTGGCCAGTTTATTAGGCGCGATGCTGGATACGGCTGAGCAATCGGTGATCAGTGTTGCGGGGATCAGTGCCATGGGTGACACAGCATTACGTGATCGCCTTTTGCAAGAAGCCTTGACGCATAATCCCACTTTATCCCGTCTTTATCTCATTGATAGCAGTAGAAAAATTTACGCTATTTATGATCATAGTGCGCTTCAAGATAGCCAGTTACTGGGTTTTGACATGTCGAGTAACAAGCTCGTTAAGCAGGTATTTGATGACGAGCAGACACTATGGAGTGATAACTTTTTCTCACCATTCAATGGCAGCTCAACGGTCGCACTCGGTGTTAAAGCTGATTACGGGGTGTTGATTGCAGAGATGCGTTTCGACCAATTACAGGGGATGGCGAATGAATGGATTAACCATATCAATACGCCAGTACTAGTGATTGATGCGATTGGTGACTGGGTCTCTGATAACGTTCAGCATACGAGTCAATTTCATAACTGGTCACAAAGTGCCATCGGGCAAGGCTTAGAATCAGATGATACGGCAGTGTATGACCTACTTGGCCAGCAGGTTTATGCAGCAACTGCAGACGTGCCTTACTTAGGGTGGCGAGTGATCGTCGGAGTGCCCGCAAAAATGGAAAACCCCGCGATTCGTGAACTTGTGATTGGCATTGTGTTTAGCTTGTTGCTTGCGATGGTGATGGCTATTTTACTGGCGCCGTGGTGTGCGATGCTGATTCAACGGCCAGTACTCGCCTTAGTAGAGCAGGCTAAGCGGATTGCTGCTGGTGGTTCTCCAGTCGCATTAGAAGGGGTCATCAAAGAGTTCAATACACTGGGTGAAGATATCTGCGCGATGGCACAGCGCATCATAGAAAAAGAGCAGCAGGCATTAGAGAGTGAGCAACATGTCAAAGCGTTGCTGGATAACTCGCCAATGGTGGCCATTTTGCAACTGTCCAAAGCGGGCAAAATTCAAGACTGCAATCCCGTCGCGAGCGAAACCTTAAACATTTCTGCTGAATCTATTAAGGAGAGCTACTTATCTGATCTACTGGTGGTAGACAGTGAGCGTATCGATTTTAACCTGTTGTTTGAACAAGTTTTGAGCCAAGGTCAGGCAGTTAACGACATATCGATCGATTCGCGAGAAGGGCCTCCGAAGCATTTCTTAGGGTCGCTGTTTGCTATTCGAGGCGAGAAAGAGCAGTTAGTGTGTATGCTTGTTGATGTGACTCGTCAGGTGAGTATGGCTGAGGCCTTGGTCAAAGCGCAACGGCGATCCAATGAGATCTTGGAGATCGCGCCAGCGGCCATGATGGTCGCGACTTACGCTGGAGAGCTTGGCTTTCTCATTATCGATGCCAATCAGATGTTGTGTGAGCAGTTTGGCATTGAACGTGATGATTTCGTCGGCAGTGTCGATCGCGGTGGTGATCGATGGTTGTCGCAAGATGATCGCTCTCGCATGGTTACGCAGTTTATAGAAGATAAAGCGGTTTCTCAGTTCTTTGTCTGGATGCGTGATAAGGCGCGGAACCCTTTTTTGTGCGAGATTTCAGCAACGATGATGGAGGTAGACAACGAAGCCTTCAGTATCTTTGTCTACCGCAATGTCACGACTGAATATGAAATGCGCTATCAACTCGCGATGCTTAACGATGAGCTAGAGATGACAGTACAGTTGCGGACTGAAGCGCTGCAAGATGCCAATGCAGAGTTAAGCACGACGTTAAACGAACTGAAATCGACACAGAATGAGTTGATACAGTCAGAGAAGCTGTCGGCACTTGGCGGCATGGTGGCGGGGATCTCTCATGAGCTGAATACACCATTGGGTAATGGTTTAATGGCCGCGTCAACCTTGCAAAACATGCAGGAAGAGTTCCAAACAGCGCTGAAAGAAGGCTTGCGAAAATCGGTATTAGACCGATTTTTGGTGGATTTAGAGACAAGTTCAGAGATCATTCTGCGCAACTTAGAGCGAGCGTCTTATCTCGTTGCTAGCTTTAAGCAAGTCGCCGTCGACCGCACCAGTAGTCAGCGTCGCTACTTCTCGTTGTTGGATGTAGTTGAAGAAGTGTTAGTTACTCTAAAGCCGAGTTACAAATATCGCCCCATTACGTTTAAAGTAGAAATCGCTGATGATGTTTTTTTAGACAGCTATCCTGGCGAGTTTGGACAAGTGCTCACAAATTTGGTGCAAAATGCGTTGGTGCATGCCTTTGAGGAAGAGCAAGAAGGTGTCATCACGGTGCATGCCGACATCATTGACCGCTTCCATGTCCAACTTCTGGTTAGCGACAATGGTTTGGGCATGTCAGAAGAAATCCAAGCAAAAATCTTTGATCCTTTCTTCACCACCAAAATGGGGAGTGGTGGGTCAGGGTTGGGTATGCACATTATTCATAACTTAGTGACGGGCGTGATTGGCGGGTCAATCGAAGTCACTAGTGAGTCAGGTCAAGGCACCACTTTTGCCTTAATGTTGCCGACAAATGCGCCGTGA
- a CDS encoding ABC transporter substrate-binding protein, with translation MRTSRLFALLLLSLGMLSGCFSSPHYKLGFIACLSGSSVELSEATRNGAIIAVEDANQAYDGKASFELVIRNCPPDVEGADRVFAEMTSLGIKWVIGPMLSSQVKDWKASADQYGLTLISPTATSTIFTGIDDNFWRTTADNKAYARAVVNYLLQDEALKTVVVFYTTANAAYGQDWTSVFEEELKGTGVSLVQGPFSESDTEHYRAFFHEVTEGLSAGAFVVVAESVQTAKFAQLVYENFPSAMLVGTDASATTALLELGGLAIEGMIHPQPYNFQSEHPSYQDFAKRYTARFEWQVDFPSLSAYEATRFVTDSLAEFETITLPRRVDGLQGEMEVDDFGDVKRAIVLTVIEKGEFKPLMLSP, from the coding sequence ATGAGGACATCGCGATTATTCGCGCTGCTGTTGTTGAGTCTAGGGATGTTGAGTGGTTGTTTCTCTTCGCCTCACTACAAGTTGGGTTTCATTGCGTGTCTGTCAGGGAGTTCGGTCGAACTGAGCGAAGCCACACGCAATGGTGCTATTATCGCAGTTGAAGACGCTAACCAAGCCTATGATGGCAAGGCAAGTTTTGAGCTGGTGATTCGTAACTGTCCGCCAGATGTCGAAGGTGCAGATCGTGTTTTCGCCGAGATGACAAGCCTAGGGATTAAGTGGGTGATTGGTCCTATGTTAAGTAGCCAAGTCAAAGACTGGAAAGCGAGTGCTGACCAATACGGTCTTACCTTGATTAGTCCGACGGCGACCTCAACGATTTTCACTGGGATTGATGATAATTTCTGGCGTACTACTGCAGATAATAAGGCGTACGCCCGCGCTGTGGTTAACTACTTACTACAAGATGAGGCATTGAAAACCGTGGTGGTCTTCTATACGACAGCGAATGCTGCCTATGGTCAAGACTGGACGAGTGTGTTTGAAGAAGAGTTGAAAGGGACGGGAGTCTCGCTGGTGCAAGGGCCATTTAGCGAAAGTGATACCGAACACTATCGCGCGTTTTTTCATGAAGTGACCGAAGGCCTCAGCGCTGGGGCATTTGTCGTTGTTGCGGAATCGGTGCAAACGGCTAAGTTCGCACAATTAGTGTATGAGAATTTTCCATCAGCGATGCTTGTGGGGACGGATGCTTCTGCGACAACGGCACTCCTTGAGCTTGGTGGGCTCGCCATTGAAGGCATGATTCATCCTCAGCCCTATAACTTCCAGAGTGAACACCCTTCCTACCAAGACTTCGCTAAGCGCTACACTGCGCGCTTTGAATGGCAGGTCGATTTCCCTTCTTTATCGGCCTATGAGGCAACCCGCTTCGTCACAGACAGTTTAGCGGAGTTTGAGACGATCACCTTGCCGCGCAGGGTTGACGGATTGCAAGGCGAGATGGAAGTGGATGACTTCGGCGATGTCAAACGGGCGATTGTGTTAACCGTGATTGAGAAAGGTGAGTTCAAACCCTTAATGCTGTCACCTTAG
- a CDS encoding two-component system response regulator, translated as MSAKDNELVEFINDEPTADLVEEAKRWVVLIVDDDEDVHASTKYGLKDAKIQGMGIEFIDAYSASEAIPLIKAHKPAVMLLDVVMESEIAGLELVSVIRDDICDHNVQIILRTGQPGYAPELDTIEKYQINDYKTKTELTREKLYTTIASSIRAYQHISRLNRQQLRLSQILELSNLLIHIDDVQQFPMNLLSQLANMFEVEDNGFIYYWGVESGDDPTFVYGSGRYADEANITPYRLQVETLFHEQQSVTDNQFLMLLVEPEPLHRYVVGVEVENACDLIGHDMLAMLTRNIMLCAKNTNSVSRLRYVAFVDRLTKLPNRNALLRYLEDQRYFNTQSMALSLIDIDDFSLVVDTFGYDYGDEVLRQAMQRLKKELPPNGYIARIGADVFALVYPIGNLVVEALMERFNAPFMIDSHIHRLTVSAGTAGWGSDQTGQTLLNEAYIALKRAKRSGNNCHVLFENAILAEMHSHSMMLKAMKQGLVQSQFSLHFQPQVSLTSEKVFGVEALLRWTDHHGAIIPPAQFIPIAEQSGFIVELGRWVLKEAQLASQILLDAGYDIKVAVNISAVQFQQADFIDTLQETLLSAPSKATEFELEITESVGMLNIQDTHHKLQKLSEQGFTIAIDDFGTGFSSLSYLDGLRADTLKIDRSFINKLTDSNDGQRIAEMIIALGQQLHMTVLAEGVETVSQLARLKLLGCGQAQGYFFAKPMPMEALLSWLEKRDVGRDNE; from the coding sequence TTGTCGGCAAAAGACAACGAGTTAGTTGAATTTATTAATGATGAGCCGACAGCAGACTTAGTAGAAGAGGCTAAGCGCTGGGTAGTGCTTATCGTTGATGACGATGAAGATGTTCATGCGTCAACAAAGTACGGACTCAAAGACGCTAAAATCCAAGGCATGGGGATTGAGTTTATTGACGCTTACTCCGCGAGTGAAGCGATCCCCTTGATTAAGGCGCACAAGCCCGCCGTCATGTTACTAGACGTTGTCATGGAAAGTGAAATTGCCGGCTTGGAGTTGGTCTCGGTAATCCGTGATGATATCTGCGACCATAATGTACAAATCATTTTGCGTACTGGCCAGCCAGGATATGCGCCCGAACTTGATACAATCGAAAAGTATCAAATCAACGATTACAAAACCAAAACAGAGCTCACTCGCGAGAAGCTTTACACGACCATCGCCTCTTCCATTCGTGCGTATCAACACATCTCTCGACTCAATCGCCAACAACTGCGGCTAAGCCAAATCCTTGAGCTGTCTAACTTGTTAATACATATTGATGATGTGCAGCAGTTCCCCATGAACTTGTTGTCGCAACTGGCCAATATGTTTGAGGTAGAAGATAACGGCTTTATTTACTATTGGGGCGTCGAAAGCGGCGATGATCCGACGTTTGTGTATGGGAGTGGCCGATATGCTGACGAGGCGAATATCACGCCTTATCGCTTGCAAGTTGAAACGCTTTTCCATGAACAGCAATCGGTGACTGATAATCAGTTTTTAATGTTGCTTGTCGAGCCTGAGCCGTTACATCGTTATGTGGTGGGGGTTGAAGTCGAGAACGCCTGCGACTTGATTGGTCACGATATGTTAGCGATGTTAACCCGCAACATCATGCTGTGTGCGAAAAACACCAACTCGGTATCACGGTTACGCTACGTTGCGTTCGTTGACCGTTTGACCAAACTCCCGAATCGCAATGCGTTACTGCGTTATTTGGAAGATCAGCGTTATTTTAATACCCAAAGCATGGCGCTTAGCTTGATTGATATCGATGACTTTTCTTTAGTCGTTGATACCTTTGGTTATGATTATGGCGATGAAGTATTGCGACAAGCGATGCAGCGTTTAAAAAAAGAGCTGCCCCCTAATGGTTACATAGCAAGAATTGGTGCCGATGTTTTTGCGCTTGTTTACCCCATCGGGAACTTGGTTGTTGAGGCACTAATGGAACGCTTCAACGCGCCATTTATGATTGATAGCCATATTCATCGCTTAACGGTGAGCGCAGGTACCGCAGGATGGGGCAGTGATCAAACCGGCCAAACGTTGTTGAACGAAGCTTATATTGCGCTCAAGCGGGCGAAGCGTAGTGGTAACAACTGCCACGTGTTGTTTGAGAACGCCATTCTGGCGGAAATGCACTCGCACTCAATGATGCTCAAGGCAATGAAGCAGGGCTTGGTGCAATCACAGTTCTCTTTGCATTTTCAACCACAGGTCAGTTTGACCTCGGAAAAAGTTTTTGGTGTCGAGGCCCTGTTGCGATGGACTGATCATCACGGTGCTATCATTCCACCTGCACAATTTATTCCTATTGCCGAACAGTCGGGTTTCATTGTCGAGCTAGGGCGTTGGGTGCTAAAAGAGGCTCAGTTGGCCAGTCAAATCCTGCTAGACGCAGGGTATGACATCAAGGTGGCCGTGAACATTTCTGCGGTTCAATTCCAGCAAGCTGACTTTATTGACACTTTACAAGAGACGTTACTGAGTGCGCCTTCGAAAGCGACGGAGTTTGAGTTGGAAATTACCGAATCGGTAGGGATGCTCAATATCCAAGATACGCACCATAAGCTGCAAAAGCTGTCTGAGCAGGGATTTACGATTGCCATCGATGATTTTGGTACCGGGTTCTCTTCTCTCTCTTATCTTGATGGCTTGCGTGCGGACACGCTCAAAATAGATCGTTCGTTTATCAATAAGCTGACCGACTCCAATGATGGTCAGCGTATTGCTGAAATGATCATTGCGCTAGGTCAACAGCTTCATATGACTGTGCTGGCAGAAGGTGTTGAAACGGTTTCTCAACTCGCGCGCTTAAAGCTGTTGGGCTGCGGGCAAGCGCAAGGCTACTTCTTTGCCAAGCCGATGCCGATGGAGGCGTTGCTTAGTTGGCTCGAAAAACGCGATGTGGGGAGGGATAACGAATGA
- a CDS encoding NUDIX hydrolase — translation MTRSKLKSVAWVLRRDGKVLCVKSKNKDKFFVPGGKFELGESAKQALCREIAEELSVTLKEETMRHVTTIHDIAYGLPNTDVEMACYSADYVGEIVPNAEIETVAWVDLETLHCCAPAAQQLVTFILSR, via the coding sequence GTGACGAGAAGCAAACTTAAAAGTGTGGCATGGGTACTCAGACGTGACGGTAAAGTGCTTTGCGTGAAGTCGAAAAACAAAGATAAGTTTTTTGTTCCAGGCGGCAAATTTGAGTTGGGGGAATCCGCAAAGCAGGCACTATGCCGAGAAATAGCGGAAGAGCTCTCGGTGACGCTCAAAGAAGAGACGATGCGACACGTGACTACGATCCATGATATTGCTTATGGGTTACCCAATACGGATGTCGAGATGGCATGTTACAGTGCCGATTATGTCGGCGAGATTGTGCCTAATGCTGAGATCGAGACTGTTGCATGGGTTGATCTTGAGACTCTCCACTGTTGTGCGCCAGCGGCTCAACAGCTCGTGACCTTTATCCTCTCGCGCTAG
- a CDS encoding bifunctional diaminohydroxyphosphoribosylaminopyrimidine deaminase/5-amino-6-(5-phosphoribosylamino)uracil reductase RibD, whose translation MNKKWMREALEVSKKALPKCRPNPPVGCVLVKEGYVIASGYTQAIGGHHAEVEAINNAKNTSMVGVTAYVTLEPCAFVGRTPACANTLVDVGIRHVVVAMLDPDPRNNGKGIAILEAAGVTVDMGVYEKEVAAFLSPYLGQS comes from the coding sequence ATGAATAAGAAATGGATGAGGGAGGCACTAGAGGTCTCTAAAAAGGCTTTGCCCAAGTGCCGTCCCAACCCACCTGTAGGGTGCGTTTTGGTTAAGGAAGGATATGTCATTGCAAGCGGTTATACGCAAGCCATTGGTGGTCATCATGCTGAAGTAGAAGCGATTAACAACGCAAAGAATACTTCAATGGTAGGTGTAACAGCGTATGTGACGTTAGAGCCATGTGCCTTCGTTGGTCGTACCCCTGCTTGTGCCAATACTCTCGTTGATGTGGGTATACGTCATGTTGTGGTTGCGATGTTAGATCCAGACCCTAGAAATAATGGTAAAGGCATAGCGATCCTCGAGGCTGCTGGCGTTACCGTGGATATGGGTGTGTATGAAAAAGAAGTGGCAGCGTTTTTGTCGCCTTATTTAGGCCAAAGCTGA
- a CDS encoding SDR family NAD(P)-dependent oxidoreductase: MSSIQTQSFEPSDMTGKTVLITGATDGIGRITATKLAELGATVLLHGRNPAKIDAAIQEIKATTGNEHIIGYQADFADLNQVKQLATAVQNDYSRVDVLINNAGLGPGDEQSQLTTNKSIHGYEMIFQVNYLAIAMLTLALLPAIKRAHGRIVNVASAAQAPLDFDNLMLQGGFPAYAHSKLAVIMFSFALSKQLEDEQVNINALDPGSYLNTNIVKETYGGSSRSPEIGALAQLQLATGKNTADITGRYYSEMNEARAHAQAYDSAAQTQLLAKTEQWLSAL; this comes from the coding sequence ATGTCATCGATTCAAACTCAATCTTTCGAGCCTAGCGATATGACAGGCAAAACGGTTTTGATTACGGGCGCGACAGATGGTATTGGCCGCATCACTGCGACCAAACTCGCTGAACTCGGTGCGACCGTGCTCCTACATGGCAGAAACCCCGCCAAAATTGATGCGGCAATCCAAGAGATCAAAGCAACAACAGGTAATGAGCACATCATAGGTTATCAAGCCGACTTTGCGGACCTCAATCAAGTGAAGCAGCTCGCCACCGCCGTGCAGAACGACTATTCCCGTGTCGATGTGTTAATCAACAATGCAGGTTTAGGGCCAGGAGACGAGCAAAGTCAGCTGACGACAAATAAAAGCATTCACGGTTATGAAATGATTTTTCAAGTCAATTATCTCGCTATCGCCATGTTAACACTTGCGCTGCTACCGGCGATAAAGCGGGCTCATGGCCGCATTGTGAATGTCGCCTCCGCGGCACAAGCGCCACTCGACTTCGACAACCTGATGCTGCAGGGCGGCTTTCCTGCCTATGCGCATAGCAAGCTTGCTGTCATCATGTTTAGTTTTGCGCTCTCTAAGCAACTCGAGGACGAGCAGGTTAACATCAATGCCTTAGACCCTGGATCTTACCTCAACACAAACATTGTCAAAGAGACATATGGCGGATCATCACGCAGTCCTGAAATCGGTGCATTGGCACAACTCCAGCTTGCGACAGGAAAAAATACCGCAGATATCACCGGCCGTTATTACTCCGAAATGAACGAAGCACGTGCCCATGCTCAAGCGTATGATAGTGCAGCACAAACTCAGCTACTGGCAAAAACGGAGCAATGGCTCTCAGCCCTGTAA
- a CDS encoding LysR family transcriptional regulator translates to MNIEHLRLFVRVAVTHNISQAGGEIGLSPAVASAHINKLEDGLGVRLVHRTTRKVALTEEGQAFLPHAQEVLASIEAARASVGAGSALPSGTLRITAPASFGQMHMLPALTSFLAMYPDLSVDFRFSDTIVDMVEGGFDIAIRVAELKDSTLIARKLATDRRIVCASPDYLKKHGVPNVPGDLYHHQCVNLVGLETWYFEQDGRVTSVKTGGVFRTDSGEAMRNATVDGLGLSINSIWSVYQQIEKGELVQVLDDYPLKSDSAIWAVYPSSRLLAPKVRAFIDFYTARFASPPYWETPHP, encoded by the coding sequence ATGAATATTGAACACTTGAGGTTGTTCGTACGCGTTGCGGTAACCCACAACATCAGTCAAGCGGGGGGAGAGATCGGGCTTTCCCCTGCGGTTGCAAGTGCGCATATTAATAAGTTAGAAGACGGGTTAGGGGTAAGGTTAGTCCATCGCACTACGCGAAAAGTCGCGTTGACGGAAGAGGGACAGGCATTTTTACCCCATGCGCAAGAGGTTCTGGCAAGCATTGAAGCTGCAAGGGCTTCCGTGGGAGCGGGCAGTGCGCTGCCGAGTGGTACACTGCGCATAACTGCACCTGCTTCTTTTGGTCAAATGCACATGTTGCCCGCGTTAACGTCGTTTTTAGCGATGTATCCTGACTTGAGCGTCGACTTTCGGTTTTCAGATACGATCGTGGATATGGTCGAAGGCGGTTTTGATATCGCCATTCGTGTTGCCGAGCTGAAAGACTCGACACTTATCGCCCGAAAGTTGGCGACGGACAGGCGCATCGTCTGTGCGTCTCCTGATTATCTAAAGAAGCACGGTGTTCCTAACGTGCCCGGTGACCTTTATCACCATCAATGTGTGAATTTGGTGGGTTTAGAGACTTGGTATTTTGAACAGGACGGGCGCGTGACAAGTGTAAAAACAGGTGGCGTTTTTCGGACAGATAGTGGCGAAGCGATGCGTAATGCAACGGTCGATGGGCTGGGGCTTTCAATTAACTCGATCTGGAGTGTGTATCAACAGATCGAGAAGGGGGAGTTGGTGCAAGTACTTGATGATTACCCGTTAAAGTCTGACTCGGCGATTTGGGCGGTGTATCCTAGTTCGCGACTTTTGGCACCGAAAGTGAGAGCGTTTATCGACTTTTATACAGCGCGCTTTGCTTCTCCGCCTTATTGGGAAACGCCCCACCCGTAA
- a CDS encoding zinc-dependent alcohol dehydrogenase family protein: protein MKAMIIREFGGPERFEAADIPAPAVKAGHVVVKVAASSVNTVDTMIREMGKALPLSPDLPAVLGMDFAGTITEIGEGVTHFQVGDEVYGCAGGLGELQGSLAEYMLADARLIARKPKNLTMREAAALPLVGITAYEGLTRAGVKAGQTVLVHGGAGGVGHVALQLAKHFGAIASATASNDAHLHLVESLGASGINYHNESVEEYVSKHTQGAGFDVVFDSVGGANMANSFEAAALNGQVASTVAMVDLDLSLAHFKGLSLHVVFMLIPMIHNHGRQAHHDILSTLTDIAEQGHLRPILDDTHYHLDEVGKAHARLASRKATGKVVVDHT, encoded by the coding sequence ATGAAAGCAATGATCATCCGAGAATTTGGTGGCCCAGAGCGCTTTGAAGCCGCAGACATTCCAGCACCAGCGGTCAAAGCGGGTCATGTCGTAGTGAAAGTGGCAGCTAGCAGTGTTAACACCGTCGACACAATGATTCGCGAAATGGGTAAAGCGCTCCCTCTTTCTCCGGATTTACCTGCCGTGCTCGGCATGGACTTTGCTGGCACGATCACCGAAATCGGTGAGGGTGTCACGCATTTTCAGGTGGGTGATGAAGTGTATGGTTGTGCAGGTGGTCTCGGTGAACTTCAAGGCTCACTAGCAGAATATATGCTCGCAGATGCTCGCTTAATCGCACGTAAACCGAAAAACCTCACCATGCGTGAAGCCGCTGCGTTGCCGCTTGTTGGGATTACGGCATACGAAGGTTTAACTCGGGCTGGTGTTAAAGCTGGTCAAACCGTACTAGTTCACGGTGGCGCTGGTGGTGTTGGCCATGTCGCGTTACAGCTTGCGAAACACTTTGGTGCGATCGCCTCCGCCACTGCCAGCAATGACGCCCATCTTCATCTCGTGGAATCCTTGGGGGCTTCAGGCATTAATTATCATAATGAAAGCGTCGAAGAATACGTCTCTAAACATACTCAAGGTGCGGGCTTCGATGTCGTTTTTGATTCGGTGGGTGGCGCCAACATGGCGAACTCCTTTGAAGCAGCAGCATTGAACGGTCAAGTCGCCTCAACAGTTGCAATGGTCGACCTAGATCTTTCGTTAGCTCACTTCAAAGGACTTTCTCTGCATGTTGTCTTTATGCTTATTCCGATGATTCACAATCATGGCCGCCAAGCCCATCACGACATATTATCTACGTTGACGGACATTGCAGAGCAAGGGCACTTAAGACCGATTCTCGATGACACACACTATCACTTAGACGAAGTTGGCAAAGCCCATGCCCGTCTCGCCAGCCGCAAAGCGACTGGCAAGGTGGTCGTGGATCACACCTAA